A window from Lactiplantibacillus pentosus encodes these proteins:
- a CDS encoding helix-turn-helix domain-containing protein, whose protein sequence is MDIGQRIRNLRIQKQLTQEELGERTDLSKGYISQLEHDQSSPSMETFFAILEVLGCAPADFFATEQPTHKVVYHPDEQTTYDDEALGYRVKWLVPASNDNQLEPVTVTLVPNGRFKSFEPSPAETFIMVQTGTLSLQLGTQRYTATAGDTLSFHATKTHQISNPGSTSCTFTLVTTASYL, encoded by the coding sequence ATGGATATTGGTCAACGCATCCGCAATCTGCGGATTCAAAAACAACTGACGCAAGAAGAGCTGGGCGAACGAACTGATCTCAGTAAAGGTTACATATCGCAATTGGAGCACGATCAGTCATCGCCTTCGATGGAGACCTTCTTCGCGATTCTTGAAGTCCTGGGTTGTGCGCCTGCTGATTTCTTTGCGACGGAACAGCCGACCCATAAAGTTGTCTACCATCCAGATGAACAGACGACTTATGACGATGAAGCCCTCGGATACCGTGTCAAATGGCTTGTACCGGCCTCTAACGACAACCAGTTAGAGCCCGTCACCGTTACACTGGTTCCGAATGGTCGCTTCAAATCCTTTGAGCCTTCGCCGGCGGAAACCTTCATCATGGTTCAAACCGGCACGCTCAGTTTACAATTAGGCACACAGCGGTATACCGCTACGGCGGGTGACACCTTGTCATTTCATGCCACTAAGACGCACCAAATCAGCAACCCAGGCTCGACGTCCTGCACGTTCACCTTGGTTACGACCGCGTCCTACTTATAA
- a CDS encoding ASCH domain-containing protein, producing MPAQSAEQLWKAYNETTDTQGASYQTRWFGQQNNPQEVQALTDAILAGTKTATTTPLDTFTAEQVAIPQVGDYNVLLNGDMKPVAIIKTVVSELIPFYRISAEHAYHEGEGDRSIGDWRKRKTDEFTPTLEEHGKNLSSDTPMVSEVFEVVYRAD from the coding sequence ATGCCAGCACAATCAGCAGAACAATTATGGAAAGCTTACAATGAAACGACCGACACACAAGGGGCCTCTTATCAGACACGTTGGTTTGGTCAACAAAATAACCCTCAAGAAGTTCAGGCTTTGACTGATGCCATTCTGGCTGGAACGAAGACAGCCACAACGACACCGTTGGACACTTTTACAGCGGAACAAGTTGCCATTCCCCAAGTCGGCGATTATAACGTGTTATTAAACGGTGATATGAAACCAGTCGCAATCATCAAAACGGTAGTCTCCGAATTGATTCCATTCTATCGTATCTCCGCGGAACACGCTTATCATGAAGGCGAAGGTGATCGCAGCATCGGCGATTGGCGGAAACGCAAGACCGATGAGTTCACCCCAACGCTAGAAGAACACGGCAAAAACCTTTCATCAGATACACCGATGGTCAGCGAGGTTTTTGAAGTCGTTTACCGCGCGGATTAA
- a CDS encoding GNAT family N-acetyltransferase: MEITPVKMTDLPQIMAIEKAGFSEAEAGSEAAYRERIEKLGETFLVARDDAVVLGFIVGPAVGARYIQDEMFVTTPTNLPRGGHQLVFTLAVSPLARHQQIGSQLLTALAENAQAHGRTSMSLTCLERLVPFYEQNGFVNQGVAESTHAGETWYNLEKVWD, from the coding sequence ATGGAAATTACACCTGTTAAGATGACGGATTTGCCACAAATTATGGCGATTGAAAAAGCGGGTTTTTCGGAAGCCGAAGCCGGCAGTGAAGCTGCCTATCGGGAACGAATCGAGAAGTTGGGCGAGACTTTTTTAGTGGCGCGCGATGATGCGGTCGTATTAGGCTTTATCGTGGGGCCAGCCGTTGGTGCGCGGTACATTCAAGACGAGATGTTTGTCACGACACCGACGAACCTGCCACGCGGCGGTCACCAACTCGTGTTCACGTTGGCGGTCTCACCACTAGCCCGTCATCAACAGATTGGCAGCCAGCTACTGACTGCCTTAGCTGAGAATGCACAGGCTCATGGTCGAACGAGTATGAGTTTGACCTGCTTGGAACGCTTGGTGCCATTTTATGAACAGAATGGCTTTGTCAATCAGGGGGTCGCTGAGTCAACGCATGCTGGTGAGACTTGGTATAACTTAGAGAAAGTTTGGGATTAA
- a CDS encoding GNAT family N-acetyltransferase produces MKLATLQAQLPDFEIRLLTLADQEDLLRLEQSNPQYHQYFSPEPLTMTEVQHDLTAHPDELAAAQKQVFGFYLAHRLVAVVDLLNQYPQEQFLFIGLLMVNRAYQRKSVGRVIVTGLMQAALASNIKVIQLTRVTADEGVARFWEGLGFEDGNQLFLPLRAGGRLPVTTMSRLLQ; encoded by the coding sequence ATGAAATTAGCAACGTTACAAGCACAATTACCGGATTTTGAAATTCGCCTGCTCACTTTAGCAGACCAGGAAGACTTACTGCGCTTAGAGCAGAGTAACCCGCAGTATCATCAGTATTTTTCACCAGAACCGTTGACCATGACGGAAGTCCAACATGACTTGACCGCCCATCCAGATGAGTTGGCTGCCGCACAGAAACAAGTTTTTGGTTTCTATCTTGCGCATCGGCTGGTCGCAGTCGTGGACTTGTTGAATCAGTACCCACAAGAGCAATTTCTATTTATTGGCTTGCTGATGGTCAACCGGGCTTATCAGCGTAAATCAGTCGGGCGCGTTATCGTCACCGGCCTGATGCAGGCAGCCCTTGCCAGCAATATCAAAGTGATCCAGCTGACACGGGTGACTGCGGATGAAGGCGTTGCGCGGTTCTGGGAAGGACTGGGCTTTGAAGATGGCAATCAACTCTTCTTACCGTTACGTGCCGGGGGTCGGCTGCCCGTGACGACCATGTCGCGACTGCTCCAATAG
- a CDS encoding GntR family transcriptional regulator → MQIDHGSRQPYYAQLVTGIEQDIAHGVLQPGEQLPSVREMARQHLLNPNTVSKAYKQLEAQQIIQTVPGKGTYVQAADSSLLQAELRERFTQIVKLAYQSGVSIAELHDWLDKTGEML, encoded by the coding sequence ATGCAAATTGACCATGGGAGCAGGCAGCCGTATTATGCGCAGTTGGTAACCGGAATTGAACAAGATATCGCGCACGGGGTGTTGCAGCCTGGTGAACAGTTGCCGTCGGTGCGGGAGATGGCGCGCCAACATTTGCTCAATCCGAATACGGTCAGCAAGGCTTACAAGCAGTTGGAGGCGCAACAGATCATTCAGACGGTTCCGGGTAAGGGGACTTACGTGCAGGCCGCGGATTCAAGCTTGTTGCAAGCGGAATTGCGCGAACGGTTCACACAAATCGTCAAGCTAGCGTATCAGAGTGGGGTCAGTATCGCTGAACTCCACGACTGGCTGGATAAAACGGGGGAAATGTTATGA
- a CDS encoding ATP-binding cassette domain-containing protein, producing MSLVINQLSKQIDHHQTLDEISFEIGLGQIVGVVGRNGVGKTTLFRTINGQYLSDQGTVTVDGQNVATQPASRTQLCFIDPLTNFFKGATIRQIQWYYQAAYPAFDNAKFEQLLDRYQLTSKQKLRHFSKGTFGLFTIILSVATQAPYLFLDEPLDGLDVLIRKNILGILIDEVATGERSIVIASHNLVELEGVIDRALMLKHGQIVNDYQLESMRHNARKVQLVYRDKQIPAVIKQLGHIVHVSGRVIVVVFENFDEALQAQLAATKPVFQEELPLSLADLFMANLTDEADFELLS from the coding sequence ATGAGTTTAGTGATTAATCAGTTAAGCAAACAAATCGACCATCACCAGACGTTGGATGAGATTAGTTTTGAAATTGGCTTAGGACAAATCGTGGGCGTGGTCGGTCGTAACGGTGTCGGTAAGACGACGCTGTTTCGGACTATCAACGGTCAGTATCTCAGCGACCAGGGGACCGTCACAGTCGATGGTCAAAATGTGGCAACGCAACCAGCGTCTCGTACGCAGTTGTGCTTCATTGACCCATTGACGAATTTCTTCAAGGGCGCGACGATCAGACAAATTCAGTGGTACTACCAAGCCGCTTATCCGGCCTTTGATAATGCCAAATTTGAGCAATTACTCGACCGTTATCAATTAACTTCTAAGCAAAAATTACGGCATTTCTCAAAGGGAACCTTTGGCTTATTTACCATCATTCTTAGCGTGGCGACGCAAGCACCATACCTCTTTCTCGATGAACCGCTAGATGGTTTGGACGTCCTGATTCGCAAGAATATTCTGGGCATCTTGATTGATGAAGTCGCAACCGGCGAGCGGTCGATCGTGATTGCGTCGCATAACTTGGTCGAACTAGAAGGCGTGATCGACCGGGCATTGATGTTGAAGCACGGGCAAATCGTCAACGATTATCAGTTGGAATCGATGCGGCATAATGCGCGCAAAGTTCAACTGGTCTACCGTGATAAGCAGATTCCAGCGGTGATTAAGCAGTTGGGACACATCGTCCACGTGTCAGGGCGGGTAATCGTCGTCGTTTTCGAGAATTTCGACGAAGCGCTCCAGGCACAATTGGCCGCGACTAAGCCAGTCTTTCAAGAAGAGTTACCACTCTCATTGGCTGACTTGTTCATGGCGAATTTGACGGACGAAGCGGACTTTGAATTATTATCTTAG
- a CDS encoding aldehyde dehydrogenase family protein, with translation MLKEIDEHTTVSQSIDRLVLNASLAATRLEVMNQEQVDQAVAAMARAAHAARGMLAAMAVEETGRGNYRDKVAKNDFAAKHIYDYIKDDKTVGIINDDPVSGVMKVAEPVGIIAGVTPVTNPTSTVIFNAMLALKTRNPIIFGFHPFAQKSCVETGKIIRDAAVTAGAPKDWIQWIKTPSLEATNTLMNHPGVATIIATGGAGMVKTAYSTGKPALGVGPGNVPCFIEQTADVHQAVSDVVTSKSFDNGMICASESNLIVADQIYDQVKTELSQQGVYFVGPDNFKALEATVMNLDKQAVDPKVAGQTPWQIAQWAGFDVPTDTKVLAVELPSIGGDQVLSREKLSPVLAVVHAKDTKTGFNLMKRSLSLGGLGHTAALHTTDEAVMNKFALEMTACRALINVPSSQGAIGYKYDNVAPSLTLGCGTWGHNSISHNLEDWDLLNIKTVAKRLDKIR, from the coding sequence ATGTTGAAAGAAATTGATGAACACACCACCGTGTCACAATCGATTGATCGGTTAGTCTTGAACGCCTCATTAGCCGCCACTCGGCTAGAAGTGATGAACCAAGAACAAGTTGACCAAGCCGTGGCCGCCATGGCTCGCGCAGCCCACGCAGCTCGTGGCATGTTAGCAGCCATGGCAGTTGAGGAGACCGGACGGGGAAATTATCGCGATAAGGTCGCCAAGAATGATTTCGCGGCCAAACACATTTACGATTACATCAAGGATGACAAGACCGTGGGCATCATTAACGACGATCCGGTCAGTGGCGTCATGAAAGTGGCTGAGCCAGTCGGTATTATTGCCGGCGTTACGCCAGTCACTAATCCCACGTCGACCGTCATCTTCAACGCGATGCTGGCCTTAAAGACCCGTAATCCGATTATCTTCGGTTTCCACCCGTTTGCACAAAAATCATGTGTCGAAACTGGCAAAATCATCCGTGATGCCGCGGTTACCGCGGGCGCACCCAAAGATTGGATTCAATGGATCAAAACGCCTAGTCTGGAAGCAACTAACACCTTAATGAACCACCCTGGTGTGGCAACGATTATTGCAACCGGGGGTGCCGGCATGGTCAAGACGGCGTATTCCACCGGTAAGCCCGCGCTCGGCGTTGGTCCCGGCAACGTGCCCTGCTTTATCGAACAGACCGCTGACGTGCATCAAGCCGTTAGTGATGTCGTCACGTCCAAGTCGTTTGATAACGGCATGATTTGTGCGTCCGAATCGAACCTTATCGTGGCCGACCAGATTTATGACCAGGTCAAGACCGAACTCAGTCAACAGGGCGTCTATTTCGTTGGTCCTGACAATTTTAAGGCCTTAGAAGCAACCGTCATGAACCTCGATAAGCAGGCCGTTGATCCAAAGGTTGCTGGGCAAACACCATGGCAGATTGCACAGTGGGCCGGTTTCGACGTTCCTACCGACACCAAGGTCTTAGCCGTTGAACTACCAAGCATCGGTGGCGACCAAGTCTTATCACGTGAGAAGTTATCGCCAGTACTCGCGGTCGTACATGCCAAAGATACTAAGACGGGCTTCAACTTGATGAAACGCAGTCTGTCACTGGGTGGCTTGGGTCACACGGCCGCCTTGCACACGACTGACGAAGCCGTCATGAACAAGTTTGCCTTGGAAATGACCGCTTGCCGGGCGTTAATCAACGTCCCATCCTCACAAGGGGCGATCGGTTACAAGTACGACAACGTGGCGCCTTCCCTAACACTCGGTTGCGGGACATGGGGTCATAACTCGATTTCACATAACTTGGAAGACTGGGACTTGCTCAATATCAAGACCGTCGCCAAGCGTTTGGATAAAATTCGCTAA
- the fba gene encoding class II fructose-1,6-bisphosphate aldolase encodes MSFVNAVDMTQDAYKNHYAIGAFNTNNLEWTRCILKGAQDTNTPVIIQVSMGAAKYMGGYKLVMDLVADEMESMNITVPVVMHLDHGNYEAAKECIEVGYSSVMFDGHDLPFAENLEKTKEIVKLAHAKGISVEAEVGSIGGEEDGIIGEGELADVEEAKTLADTGIDILAAGIGNIHGKYPENWTGLHFDRLQEISEAVKMPLVLHGGSGIPKDQIVKAVELGISKVNVNTENQVAFANATRAYIESGADQIGKGYDPRKLLAPGKKAIVDVVTSRIGWFKTPAVK; translated from the coding sequence ATGTCATTTGTAAATGCTGTTGATATGACACAAGACGCATACAAGAACCATTATGCTATTGGTGCGTTCAACACAAACAACCTTGAATGGACTCGTTGCATCTTGAAGGGTGCTCAAGACACTAACACCCCAGTTATTATCCAAGTTTCAATGGGTGCTGCTAAGTACATGGGCGGCTACAAGCTCGTTATGGACTTAGTTGCTGATGAAATGGAAAGCATGAACATCACTGTTCCTGTTGTTATGCACTTAGACCACGGTAACTACGAAGCTGCCAAGGAATGTATCGAAGTTGGTTACTCATCAGTTATGTTTGATGGCCATGACTTACCATTTGCCGAAAACTTAGAAAAGACTAAGGAAATCGTCAAATTAGCTCATGCTAAGGGCATCTCTGTTGAAGCCGAAGTTGGTTCAATTGGTGGTGAAGAAGACGGTATCATCGGTGAAGGTGAATTAGCTGATGTTGAAGAAGCTAAGACTTTAGCTGACACTGGTATCGACATCTTAGCCGCTGGGATTGGTAACATCCACGGCAAGTACCCAGAAAACTGGACTGGCTTACACTTCGATCGTCTTCAAGAAATCTCAGAAGCCGTTAAGATGCCATTGGTACTTCACGGTGGTTCTGGTATTCCTAAGGACCAAATCGTTAAGGCTGTTGAATTGGGTATTAGCAAGGTTAACGTTAACACCGAAAACCAAGTTGCTTTTGCCAATGCAACTCGTGCTTACATCGAATCTGGCGCAGACCAAATCGGTAAAGGCTACGATCCTCGTAAGTTATTGGCACCTGGTAAGAAAGCCATCGTTGATGTTGTTACATCACGTATTGGCTGGTTCAAGACTCCAGCTGTTAAATAA
- a CDS encoding helix-turn-helix transcriptional regulator encodes MIHNKIKVLRAERDWTQAELAGRLDISRQAVISIEKAKYYPSLELAFKIAAVFDCQIEDVFYRG; translated from the coding sequence GTGATTCATAATAAAATCAAAGTATTACGAGCCGAACGGGATTGGACTCAGGCCGAACTTGCTGGGCGTTTGGATATCTCACGGCAAGCGGTTATTTCAATCGAAAAGGCTAAATACTATCCATCATTGGAGTTAGCCTTCAAGATTGCGGCAGTTTTTGATTGTCAGATTGAAGACGTTTTTTACCGGGGGTGA
- a CDS encoding MFS transporter: protein MNQPWQTAWPERISYGLSDAADNLVFQMMTTYLLFFYTDVYGLSTSAAAILFVVARLADVVESLIIGVMIDHTHSRFGKSRPFFLWYALPYVLFAVLTFVTPDFGATGKLVWAYVTYLGLGFFYTAVNLPITSILPALSKNERELTLLGVIRQFFGSSVQIIVAVFTLPLVALFGQGNQQRGFLLTIVLFGIISLVLILNTFFQVKERFSQPERPHQSLSAVWGMLKQNQPWFILSSVILLYWLTTAIKNQTTIYYFKYLIQREDLVPVVNGFTFASLIGVILIVRLANHHGKKNTMLAGIAIAAVGQLILGLGTAINQLTLVFGGTLVNAVGNGLIIGLVSIMIADTIRYGTALGIQAEGILASTDDFGVNVGLGLGGLVTAGLFHLSGYTANHAQNIATQHMITLNYAWLPLLLYVIMFLVLIFYNERQLQDAIDA, encoded by the coding sequence TTGAATCAACCTTGGCAAACTGCTTGGCCAGAGCGGATTAGTTACGGGCTTAGCGATGCCGCGGATAACTTAGTCTTTCAGATGATGACCACTTACTTACTATTCTTCTACACGGATGTCTACGGACTTTCAACTAGTGCCGCCGCGATTTTATTTGTCGTTGCGCGCTTGGCCGATGTCGTCGAAAGTTTGATTATCGGTGTCATGATTGACCATACCCATTCGCGCTTCGGTAAAAGTCGCCCATTTTTCTTATGGTACGCATTACCCTACGTCCTGTTTGCAGTCCTGACCTTCGTCACCCCTGACTTTGGTGCGACTGGTAAACTCGTGTGGGCGTATGTCACCTACCTCGGATTAGGCTTCTTTTATACTGCCGTTAACTTACCAATCACATCCATCTTACCGGCACTCTCGAAAAACGAGCGTGAATTGACACTGCTTGGCGTGATTCGCCAATTTTTCGGCAGTAGTGTCCAAATTATCGTCGCCGTCTTTACCTTACCGCTAGTGGCATTATTCGGTCAGGGCAACCAGCAACGGGGCTTTTTACTCACCATCGTCTTATTCGGCATCATTTCATTAGTGCTGATACTAAACACGTTCTTTCAAGTTAAAGAACGCTTTAGTCAGCCAGAGCGCCCGCACCAATCACTCAGCGCGGTCTGGGGTATGCTCAAACAAAACCAACCCTGGTTTATTTTATCGAGCGTTATTTTGCTCTATTGGCTAACGACTGCAATCAAAAACCAGACGACCATTTACTACTTCAAATACCTGATTCAACGCGAAGACTTGGTTCCAGTCGTTAACGGCTTCACGTTTGCGTCACTGATTGGCGTGATTCTGATCGTTCGACTCGCGAACCACCACGGCAAGAAGAATACCATGTTGGCCGGTATCGCGATTGCGGCTGTGGGTCAACTCATTCTCGGACTCGGAACAGCCATCAATCAGTTGACGCTCGTCTTCGGTGGCACCCTCGTCAATGCCGTGGGTAACGGGCTCATTATTGGGCTAGTCTCCATCATGATTGCCGACACGATTCGTTACGGTACCGCCCTAGGCATTCAAGCGGAAGGCATCTTAGCCTCTACCGATGACTTCGGCGTGAACGTTGGCTTAGGCCTGGGTGGCTTAGTTACTGCCGGCCTCTTTCATCTGAGCGGCTACACCGCCAACCACGCGCAAAACATCGCCACGCAACACATGATTACCTTGAACTACGCTTGGCTCCCGCTGTTACTCTACGTCATCATGTTCCTCGTTTTGATTTTCTATAATGAACGCCAATTACAAGACGCAATTGACGCTTAA
- a CDS encoding SPFH domain-containing protein has translation MVGIIVAIIIICLVILILAASIRIITQPNQGVVLTFGKFERVLSSGFHFIKPFISRIITVNTAQTPVDLNQQVVITKDNAEISVKISLKYHVTNIEDFVFKNEDSVRSMIQDTRAALRGIIGNKELNEVLNGTQEINAALFKEISSVTAGYGLNVDRVNIDSVNPSADIQASMNKLLQATRERDATIATAEGKSKSITLENEANNRALLATNKAQNEALVNSAKAKATAVQTEADADAYRTRILNEALAQSSENYFIFQNTEAVKALADGSANTVVLPNQTLDSLGLIPALTKVGKSTK, from the coding sequence ATGGTAGGCATCATCGTTGCAATCATCATCATTTGCTTAGTCATTCTGATTCTCGCCGCATCCATCCGCATCATTACGCAACCTAATCAAGGGGTCGTTTTGACTTTTGGGAAATTCGAGCGGGTACTCAGTTCTGGCTTCCACTTCATCAAGCCATTCATTTCACGCATCATCACCGTCAACACCGCGCAAACGCCGGTCGACCTGAATCAACAAGTCGTGATTACGAAGGATAACGCCGAAATCTCGGTTAAAATCTCACTCAAATACCACGTCACTAATATTGAAGATTTCGTCTTCAAAAACGAAGACTCGGTCCGCAGTATGATTCAAGATACGCGGGCGGCATTGCGGGGGATCATTGGGAATAAAGAATTAAACGAGGTTTTGAACGGGACGCAGGAAATCAACGCTGCCCTGTTCAAAGAAATCTCATCCGTGACTGCCGGTTATGGGCTGAACGTTGACCGGGTCAACATCGATTCCGTCAACCCCTCCGCTGACATTCAAGCTTCAATGAACAAGCTGTTGCAAGCCACCCGGGAACGGGACGCGACCATCGCCACCGCTGAAGGGAAGAGTAAGTCGATCACGCTGGAAAACGAAGCCAACAACCGCGCGTTATTAGCAACGAACAAGGCGCAAAACGAAGCACTGGTGAACAGCGCTAAAGCGAAGGCCACCGCGGTCCAGACTGAGGCCGACGCCGATGCTTATCGGACCCGCATTTTGAATGAAGCCCTGGCCCAGTCGTCAGAAAACTACTTCATCTTCCAAAACACCGAGGCCGTCAAAGCCTTAGCTGACGGTTCCGCTAACACGGTCGTCTTGCCAAACCAGACTTTAGATAGCTTAGGCTTGATTCCCGCACTCACCAAAGTCGGTAAATCCACGAAGTAA
- a CDS encoding AbrB/MazE/SpoVT family DNA-binding domain-containing protein: MKDSKVIKVDDGLAVTIPAEMAKRLQLTAGSQVELELTADHKLTLTRAQKSPLTPTDPKYVAAAEHAMQKYGKALQMLAASDQ; encoded by the coding sequence ATGAAAGACAGCAAAGTAATTAAAGTAGATGATGGATTAGCCGTGACCATTCCAGCTGAAATGGCGAAACGGTTGCAGTTAACTGCTGGCAGTCAAGTTGAACTGGAACTGACAGCGGATCATAAATTGACGCTCACGCGGGCGCAAAAATCGCCGTTGACGCCGACTGATCCCAAGTACGTGGCGGCGGCTGAACATGCCATGCAGAAATACGGCAAAGCGCTGCAAATGTTGGCAGCGAGTGACCAATAA
- a CDS encoding AbrB/MazE/SpoVT family DNA-binding domain-containing protein, whose product MKDSKVIKTDDGLAVTIPAEVAERLQLTAGSQVELELTADNKLALTRAEEPIKKMSDSEFWAAVAYAKKKYAKTLQMLAESDRQ is encoded by the coding sequence ATGAAAGACAGCAAAGTAATCAAAACAGATGATGGATTAGCCGTGACCATTCCAGCTGAAGTGGCGGAACGGTTGCAGTTAACTGCTGGTAGTCAAGTTGAATTGGAACTGACAGCGGATAATAAATTAGCGCTCACGCGGGCTGAAGAGCCGATAAAGAAAATGTCTGATTCCGAGTTCTGGGCAGCGGTGGCATATGCTAAAAAGAAGTATGCCAAAACGCTTCAAATGTTGGCAGAAAGTGATCGACAGTGA
- a CDS encoding C69 family dipeptidase, with the protein MYEQACTTILVGKKASVDGSTMIARNDDTFMPITPQKFIVHPAVHGRHETLTSGKNGFTAPLPADGYRYQAVPNIEVAEKGVFEENGFNEKNVGVSATESVYGNEHTLTFDPFVPNGLAEDSLPTMVTPFIDSARGGVEYLGQLIAKYGSPEGNGVLFNDKDDVWYMEIVTGHHWVAQRIPDDAYAVAANQVAIQWVDFDDPDNFMWSDGLQEFVEEHHLNPDKEGFNFRHIFGTDNEKDRHYNTPRVWYGQRYFNPEIEQDPQSSELPFICHAAKKISVADVEFVLGSHYNETKYDPFLNTPEAKKFRPISMNRTQNSHVMQIRNDVPEEQSAIMWMTFGVPAFAPYLPFHANVTETDPSFANTPLKHDMKSAYWLYRTLSMIVESHYADFVQDDIDYLKECRIELGQFVAETDKQAAKLSGDELTAFLTEQDKVMVAKMRDKAQALIGQLVTKGLTLSKLTYNVDINL; encoded by the coding sequence ATGTACGAACAAGCTTGTACCACCATTTTAGTCGGGAAAAAGGCCTCAGTTGACGGATCAACGATGATTGCCCGTAACGATGATACGTTTATGCCGATTACCCCGCAAAAGTTCATTGTTCACCCCGCCGTTCACGGTCGCCACGAGACGTTAACGTCCGGTAAGAACGGCTTTACGGCGCCACTTCCAGCGGATGGCTACCGTTATCAAGCGGTACCTAATATTGAAGTTGCAGAAAAAGGGGTCTTTGAAGAAAACGGGTTTAATGAGAAAAACGTAGGGGTATCGGCAACTGAAAGTGTCTACGGAAATGAACATACGTTGACCTTCGACCCCTTTGTTCCCAATGGCTTAGCGGAAGATTCCCTCCCAACGATGGTCACGCCATTCATTGATTCAGCGCGAGGCGGGGTCGAATATTTGGGCCAATTAATTGCTAAGTATGGTTCACCAGAAGGTAACGGCGTCTTGTTCAATGATAAAGACGACGTGTGGTATATGGAAATCGTGACTGGTCACCATTGGGTCGCACAACGGATTCCAGACGATGCTTACGCCGTCGCTGCCAATCAAGTGGCGATTCAGTGGGTGGATTTCGATGATCCTGATAACTTCATGTGGTCAGATGGTCTTCAAGAATTTGTCGAAGAACACCATTTGAATCCTGATAAGGAAGGTTTCAATTTCCGGCATATTTTTGGGACCGACAATGAAAAGGACCGTCACTACAATACGCCACGGGTCTGGTATGGCCAACGGTACTTCAATCCTGAAATCGAACAGGATCCACAATCGAGTGAACTCCCATTTATTTGTCATGCTGCTAAGAAAATCTCAGTGGCGGATGTCGAATTCGTGCTAGGGTCTCACTACAACGAGACGAAGTATGATCCATTCTTAAATACGCCAGAAGCGAAGAAGTTCCGGCCAATTTCAATGAATCGGACCCAAAATTCGCACGTGATGCAGATTCGTAACGATGTCCCTGAAGAACAAAGTGCCATCATGTGGATGACCTTTGGGGTACCCGCGTTTGCACCGTATCTTCCATTCCATGCCAACGTGACTGAAACTGACCCAAGCTTCGCTAATACGCCGTTGAAGCACGATATGAAGAGTGCCTACTGGTTGTATCGGACGTTGTCGATGATCGTTGAATCACACTACGCTGACTTTGTTCAAGATGACATCGACTATTTGAAGGAATGCCGTATCGAACTAGGTCAATTTGTCGCTGAAACGGACAAGCAGGCTGCTAAGTTGTCTGGTGACGAATTGACGGCCTTCTTAACGGAACAAGACAAAGTGATGGTCGCTAAGATGCGTGACAAGGCCCAAGCTTTGATTGGACAACTGGTCACGAAGGGGTTGACGCTATCCAAATTAACGTATAACGTCGACATCAATCTTTAA